A stretch of the Poseidonibacter parvus genome encodes the following:
- the fbaA gene encoding class II fructose-bisphosphate aldolase yields the protein MGVLEIVKAGVLTGSEAKKLFAYAKENKFAIPAVNVVGTDSVNAVLEAAAKVNSPVIIQFSNGGAGYYAGKGLKTSDAAVLGGVSGANHVHTMAKAYGIPVILHTDHAARKLLPWIDGLLEAGKEHFEKTGRPLYTSHMLDLSEEPLEENIGTCVEYFKTMNELDMMIEIELGITGGEEDGVDNSDVDNALLYTQPEEVSYAYEELSKVSPNFTIAASFGNVHGVYKPGNVQLSPKILDNSQKFIQEKHGTQIEPVDFVFHGGSGSELSEIREAIDYGVIKMNIDTDTQWATWDGVRSYVEKNHAYLQGQIGNPECPDKPNKSYYDPRKWLRASQESMIARLEIAFSDLNGLNKN from the coding sequence TTGGGTGTATTAGAAATAGTAAAAGCAGGAGTTTTAACTGGAAGTGAAGCAAAGAAATTATTTGCTTACGCAAAAGAAAATAAGTTTGCCATTCCAGCAGTAAATGTTGTAGGAACAGATTCAGTTAACGCAGTTTTAGAAGCTGCTGCAAAAGTTAACTCTCCTGTAATAATTCAGTTTTCAAATGGTGGAGCAGGGTATTATGCAGGTAAGGGTTTAAAGACTTCTGACGCTGCTGTTTTAGGTGGAGTTTCTGGTGCAAACCATGTTCACACTATGGCAAAAGCTTATGGTATTCCTGTTATTTTACATACAGATCACGCAGCTAGAAAGCTTTTACCTTGGATTGATGGTTTATTAGAAGCTGGAAAAGAACACTTTGAAAAAACAGGTCGTCCTTTATATACATCTCACATGTTAGATTTAAGTGAAGAACCTTTAGAAGAAAATATTGGAACATGTGTTGAATATTTTAAAACAATGAACGAACTTGATATGATGATTGAAATTGAACTTGGAATCACAGGTGGAGAAGAAGATGGTGTTGATAACTCTGATGTTGACAACGCACTTTTATATACTCAACCAGAAGAAGTTTCATATGCTTATGAAGAGTTAAGTAAAGTAAGTCCTAACTTTACAATAGCAGCTTCATTTGGAAATGTGCATGGTGTATATAAGCCAGGAAATGTTCAACTTTCTCCAAAAATCTTAGATAATTCTCAAAAATTTATCCAAGAAAAACATGGAACGCAAATTGAACCTGTTGATTTTGTATTCCACGGTGGTTCTGGTTCTGAACTATCTGAAATTAGAGAAGCAATTGATTATGGTGTTATCAAAATGAATATTGATACAGATACTCAATGGGCAACTTGGGATGGTGTGCGATCTTATGTTGAGAAAAATCATGCTTATTTACAAGGTCAAATTGGAAATCCAGAATGTCCAGATAAGCCAAATAAATCTTATTATGATCCAAGAAAATGGTTAAGAGCTTCACAAGAATCAATGATTGCAAGACTTGAAATAGCATTTTCTGATTTAAATGGTTTAAACAAAAACTAA
- a CDS encoding ATP-dependent zinc protease, with protein sequence MFKFIFFLFISIQFLIANSTVIGKYDRVDLPLLKLKNLRAKVDTGAKTSSLHCMLIKQIEDGKVEFDVLDKSHKKYKDQKYIMPIKRIAKVRSSNGIVEKRYVISTEVIIFNKSYEVEFTLRDRKKMSYPILLGREFLEKDFIVDVRKKNLSFIQKNKK encoded by the coding sequence ATGTTTAAGTTTATCTTTTTTTTATTTATATCTATTCAGTTTTTAATCGCAAATAGTACAGTAATTGGAAAATATGATAGAGTTGATTTACCTTTATTAAAGTTAAAAAACTTAAGAGCAAAAGTTGATACAGGTGCTAAAACTTCATCTTTACATTGTATGCTTATTAAGCAAATAGAAGATGGAAAAGTAGAATTTGATGTATTAGATAAATCACATAAAAAATATAAAGACCAAAAGTATATTATGCCAATTAAAAGAATAGCAAAAGTTAGAAGTTCAAATGGCATAGTTGAAAAAAGATATGTGATTTCAACAGAAGTTATAATTTTTAATAAAAGTTATGAAGTTGAGTTTACATTAAGAGATAGGAAAAAAATGAGTTATCCAATTTTATTAGGAAGAGAATTTTTGGAAAAAGATTTTATCGTTGATGTAAGAAAAAAGAATTTATCTTTTATACAAAAGAATAAAAAATGA
- a CDS encoding foldase protein PrsA, with protein sequence MKKIISSLVATLAITTVSLNAADYYASVDGDKITKADVALVLQDPRIDFSKLPKNAQKQVLEQIINKKLLAKQAIKDGIENDKAYKDALSKMKQDLAFQVWQKNELAKHKPSDSEIKSFYDKNKANFVVPTTLEASHILVKTENEAKSIIKQINSASNKSAKFTSLAKTKSIGPTGVKGGYLGKFPSNQMVPEFSAAANKLNKNSYSKTPVKTQFGYHVIYLKDKTAGKSLSFNEVKGNIAQMLVGNAYNKSVKEISDKLRKTAKIVIK encoded by the coding sequence ATGAAAAAAATAATTTCAAGTTTAGTAGCAACTTTAGCAATTACTACTGTATCGTTAAACGCAGCTGATTATTATGCGTCAGTAGATGGAGATAAAATTACAAAAGCTGATGTAGCTTTAGTTTTACAAGATCCAAGAATTGATTTTTCAAAATTACCAAAAAATGCGCAAAAGCAAGTATTAGAACAAATTATTAATAAAAAGCTTTTAGCAAAACAAGCTATTAAAGATGGAATTGAAAATGATAAAGCATATAAAGACGCTTTGAGTAAAATGAAACAAGATTTAGCATTTCAAGTTTGGCAAAAAAATGAACTAGCAAAGCATAAACCAAGTGATTCTGAAATTAAATCATTTTATGATAAAAATAAAGCAAACTTTGTAGTTCCAACAACATTAGAAGCTAGTCATATTTTAGTTAAAACTGAAAATGAAGCTAAAAGTATTATTAAGCAAATTAATAGTGCTTCAAATAAATCTGCAAAATTTACATCTTTAGCAAAAACTAAATCAATTGGACCAACTGGTGTTAAAGGTGGTTATTTAGGTAAATTCCCATCAAATCAAATGGTACCAGAATTCTCAGCAGCAGCAAATAAGTTAAATAAAAACTCTTATTCAAAAACACCTGTAAAGACACAATTTGGTTACCATGTTATTTATTTAAAAGATAAAACAGCTGGTAAGTCATTATCTTTTAATGAAGTAAAAGGTAATATTGCACAAATGTTAGTAGGAAATGCTTACAATAAAAGTGTAAAAGAGATTTCTGACAAATTAAGAAAAACAGCAAAAATTGTAATTAAATAA
- a CDS encoding zinc transporter ZntB, with amino-acid sequence MENSINENGFCHGIIFDGKGGAKDISFEELDSYDSSMGVLWVHFDYTKEQSIDWITNKSGIDPIAAEALLSQITRPRTTILNDSVLLALRGINLNPNSDPEDMISIRLYLSKNIIISTKKRDLFSVNDILEYFEQGKGPKNSSEFLIELTDRLTDRMEDYILDLEDRASSLEEQSIESSNAALRTSISQIKRESISLKRYLSPQKEAIFKLYEQKITWINEYEKIQLREINHRLIKYIEDLDSIKDKISLVQEEISNNLSEQLNQRMYVLSIISAIFLPLGFLTGLLGVNVGGIPGAENSFSFSIFTISLIFIVVVQLYIFRKKKWL; translated from the coding sequence ATGGAAAACTCTATTAATGAAAATGGCTTTTGCCATGGAATTATTTTCGATGGTAAAGGTGGAGCAAAAGATATAAGTTTTGAAGAACTTGATAGTTACGATTCTTCAATGGGTGTTTTGTGGGTGCATTTTGATTATACAAAAGAGCAAAGTATAGATTGGATTACAAATAAAAGTGGTATTGATCCAATCGCAGCAGAAGCTTTACTATCGCAAATAACAAGACCTAGAACAACTATTTTAAATGACTCAGTTTTATTAGCTTTAAGAGGAATAAATCTAAATCCTAATAGTGATCCTGAAGATATGATTTCTATTAGATTATATCTTAGTAAAAACATAATAATTAGTACTAAAAAAAGAGATCTTTTTTCAGTAAATGATATATTAGAATATTTTGAACAAGGTAAGGGACCTAAGAATTCATCTGAATTTTTAATAGAACTAACCGATAGATTAACAGATAGAATGGAAGATTATATTTTAGACTTAGAAGATAGAGCTTCAAGTTTAGAAGAGCAAAGTATTGAATCAAGTAATGCCGCCTTAAGAACAAGTATCTCACAAATAAAAAGAGAATCAATTTCTTTAAAAAGATATTTAAGTCCTCAAAAAGAAGCAATATTTAAACTATATGAGCAAAAAATTACTTGGATTAATGAGTATGAAAAAATACAATTAAGAGAAATCAATCATAGATTAATTAAGTATATTGAAGATCTTGATTCAATAAAAGACAAAATATCTTTAGTTCAAGAAGAAATATCCAATAACTTAAGTGAGCAATTAAATCAAAGAATGTATGTACTTTCAATAATTTCAGCGATTTTTTTACCACTTGGTTTTTTAACAGGGCTTTTAGGTGTAAATGTAGGTGGAATACCAGGGGCTGAAAATAGTTTTTCTTTCTCTATATTTACAATATCGTTAATATTTATAGTTGTAGTACAACTATATATTTTTAGAAAGAAGAAATGGCTTTAA
- a CDS encoding mechanosensitive ion channel domain-containing protein, producing MKYIISLMLVVFTLFSAQIDTKLYDLTQNKTYFQEIDEQINQSAKLKSKSGDIISAEKGNLKRLEETSSIKIKLDAFDLTLLEKEKDLKNSILKALFYISEIEVKQNKQNEISNDIQNKLSLLKKRIENIIEKDKDFLLSYQLQYAYYKIQKNNLESSLKLFDINKNIVLNAIVELLEKRDSFSNNKDIKELEKINENIKKIEQQKVGYEIELEKETIIGNEKNKEQLQKEILKVEKLLQTEYFTKVNFLTEKVLDSIVSKDNQTFLKLHEEINILIPNLNTEIVNIYLVQNIILKNISKKIFGNTKALLGKSLFESKNYIGDLKSYFTTTLFVFNEQAISFLSILKALFLIIIGFLFGFFYKRWIFKISARWPNMSQMSLRLIANIGYYLIILITIMVSMSSVGIDMSSISLIAGALSIGIGFGLQTVVSNFIAGIILMFERTIRIGDIIEINDLLKGTVTDIRIRSTTIKTFDNIDIVIPNSSFIQNNVINWTLDDATRRLHIPFGVAYGTKIERVKEIILHELQNSELTYLKNIKDKQPDIRLENMNTSSVDFELLVWVKANDKFRPNSLKSDFLTLIYNSLYKYEIEIPFPQLDLHLKKK from the coding sequence ATGAAATATATAATATCTCTTATGCTAGTTGTTTTTACACTTTTTAGTGCACAAATAGATACAAAATTATATGATTTAACACAAAATAAAACATATTTTCAAGAGATTGATGAACAAATTAATCAAAGTGCCAAATTAAAATCAAAAAGTGGAGATATTATAAGTGCAGAAAAAGGCAATTTAAAAAGATTAGAAGAAACATCTTCTATTAAAATAAAGCTTGATGCATTTGATTTAACTTTATTAGAAAAAGAAAAAGATTTAAAAAATTCAATTTTAAAAGCATTATTTTATATATCTGAAATTGAAGTAAAGCAAAACAAACAAAATGAAATTTCTAATGATATTCAAAATAAGTTATCACTTCTTAAAAAAAGAATAGAAAATATTATTGAAAAAGATAAAGATTTTTTATTATCATATCAATTGCAATATGCGTATTATAAAATACAAAAAAATAACCTTGAAAGCAGTCTAAAATTATTTGATATTAATAAAAATATTGTATTAAATGCAATTGTTGAACTATTGGAAAAAAGAGACTCTTTTTCAAACAACAAAGATATAAAAGAGTTAGAGAAAATTAATGAGAATATTAAAAAGATTGAACAGCAAAAAGTTGGATATGAAATTGAGTTAGAAAAAGAAACTATTATTGGAAATGAAAAAAATAAAGAACAACTTCAAAAAGAGATATTAAAAGTAGAAAAATTACTACAAACAGAGTATTTTACAAAAGTTAATTTTTTAACTGAAAAGGTTTTGGATTCCATAGTTTCTAAAGACAATCAAACTTTTCTAAAATTGCATGAAGAAATTAATATTCTAATACCAAATTTAAACACAGAAATTGTAAATATATATCTTGTTCAAAATATAATATTAAAAAATATTTCAAAAAAAATATTTGGAAATACTAAAGCCCTTTTAGGTAAGTCATTATTTGAAAGTAAAAACTATATAGGTGACTTGAAGAGTTATTTTACTACTACTCTTTTTGTGTTTAATGAACAAGCAATAAGTTTTTTAAGTATTTTAAAAGCATTATTTTTGATAATAATAGGATTCTTATTTGGATTCTTCTATAAAAGATGGATTTTCAAAATTTCTGCAAGATGGCCAAATATGAGTCAAATGTCATTAAGATTAATTGCAAATATTGGGTATTACCTAATTATATTAATTACAATAATGGTTTCTATGAGCAGTGTTGGAATTGATATGTCTTCTATCTCACTAATTGCTGGTGCTTTATCTATTGGTATTGGTTTTGGGCTTCAAACTGTTGTTTCAAATTTTATAGCAGGTATTATTCTAATGTTTGAACGAACTATTAGAATAGGAGATATTATTGAAATAAATGACTTATTAAAAGGAACTGTAACTGATATTAGAATTAGATCTACTACTATTAAAACTTTTGATAATATAGATATAGTAATTCCAAATTCATCGTTTATTCAAAATAATGTAATAAATTGGACACTAGATGATGCAACAAGAAGACTTCATATTCCTTTTGGTGTTGCTTATGGTACTAAAATTGAAAGAGTAAAAGAGATAATTTTACATGAACTTCAAAATAGTGAATTAACATATTTAAAAAATATAAAAGATAAGCAACCAGATATAAGACTTGAAAATATGAATACAAGTAGTGTAGATTTTGAACTTTTAGTTTGGGTAAAAGCAAATGATAAATTTAGACCAAACTCATTAAAATCAGACTTTTTAACACTTATTTATAATTCATTATATAAATATGAAATTGAAATACCATTTCCTCAACTGGATTTACATTTAAAGAAAAAGTAG
- a CDS encoding CoA-binding protein: MECEFPSVNSNNEEIKEIFKNTKTIAIAGLSPNEEKASNMVARYLQRAGFKIVPIYPKEETILGEKVYRSLEEIPFKIDMVDVFRKPNAIAAVVDACIARGDIDCVWTQLGLVNNEAAQKAEKAGMKVVQNKCTKIEHANLF; the protein is encoded by the coding sequence ATGGAGTGCGAATTCCCAAGTGTTAATTCAAATAATGAAGAAATAAAAGAGATTTTTAAAAATACAAAAACAATAGCAATTGCAGGTCTTTCTCCAAATGAAGAAAAAGCTTCGAATATGGTTGCACGTTATTTACAAAGAGCTGGTTTTAAAATAGTTCCTATTTATCCAAAAGAAGAGACTATTTTAGGCGAAAAAGTTTATAGAAGTTTAGAAGAAATTCCATTTAAAATTGATATGGTAGATGTATTTAGAAAACCCAATGCAATTGCTGCAGTTGTAGATGCTTGTATTGCAAGAGGAGATATTGATTGTGTATGGACTCAATTAGGTTTAGTAAACAATGAAGCTGCACAAAAGGCTGAAAAAGCTGGAATGAAAGTAGTTCAAAATAAGTGCACTAAAATAGAACACGCTAATTTATTTTAG
- a CDS encoding M15 family metallopeptidase, which translates to MIKYFFLIIFIFLSSSQAYQNSSKKNCPVPFKDLKLLSIKHLGYDGKDKIGELLVHKDISSNVEKIFKELYEIKYPIYQMKLVSNYNNDDWKSIEANNTSAYNCRVVAGTKKWSNHSYGKAIDINPIENPYISRKGYISHKESLKYRKRVYKENTLKDRAILLKDDEAVKIFKKYGWSWGGDWITIKDYQHFEYKRKGK; encoded by the coding sequence ATGATAAAATACTTTTTTTTAATCATATTTATATTCCTTTCTTCTTCACAAGCTTATCAAAATAGTTCAAAAAAAAATTGTCCAGTACCCTTTAAAGATTTAAAACTTCTTTCTATTAAACATCTAGGATATGATGGAAAAGATAAAATAGGGGAACTTTTAGTTCATAAAGATATCTCTTCAAATGTAGAAAAAATATTTAAAGAGTTATATGAAATAAAATACCCAATTTATCAAATGAAATTAGTAAGTAATTACAATAATGATGATTGGAAATCAATTGAAGCAAATAACACATCAGCTTATAACTGTCGTGTAGTTGCAGGTACAAAAAAATGGTCAAATCATTCTTATGGAAAAGCAATAGATATTAATCCTATTGAAAATCCTTATATTTCAAGAAAGGGCTATATTTCTCATAAAGAGTCCTTAAAATATAGAAAAAGAGTGTATAAAGAGAATACTTTAAAAGATAGAGCTATTTTATTAAAAGATGATGAAGCTGTTAAGATATTTAAAAAATATGGATGGAGTTGGGGTGGAGATTGGATTACAATCAAAGATTACCAACACTTTGAATACAAAAGAAAAGGAAAATAA
- a CDS encoding sensor histidine kinase yields the protein MEAKSIYKQFYTKLIIATSLFIITLSFIFYEYTRSTVYENIQEKMLKSAKEIYLISLKKKLTKENFEAIEHDDVTIELVSNISIKKYKFYRYKKNETYYIKLIYPLDLNNKLFVQINRNINFERDLVYSIIFKNLFILAIPGFILMLLYSLAVSKSLLKPIIQINKKLSNMDENSLTQIDKKDLPIEFHSLSNSINSLTNRIETYVKFKKELFIGAAHELKTPLAVMKLKNEVTLRKTREVEDYEETLKLTVKQIDDMNVMISSILDIGRAEGAQFEQTIDLDLVEYLKKKSNDYRMLSAQKNIIITFFSNVNTLKTSIQVTLLNQILQNFVQNAIKFTPENKSIAIRLKKTKTKVVITVTDEGAGIDEKMDLFAPFKRYGNQSGVGLGLFLAKNAADALRAKISIKNRKDQKEGCIAKLVINNTSNIMDI from the coding sequence ATGGAAGCGAAGAGTATATATAAACAGTTTTATACAAAACTAATAATTGCAACTTCGCTTTTCATTATTACACTTTCATTTATATTCTACGAATACACAAGAAGTACTGTTTATGAAAACATCCAAGAAAAGATGTTAAAGAGTGCAAAAGAAATTTATTTAATATCTCTAAAGAAAAAACTTACAAAAGAAAACTTTGAAGCAATTGAACATGATGATGTTACAATTGAACTAGTTAGTAATATAAGTATAAAAAAATACAAATTCTACAGATACAAAAAAAATGAAACTTACTATATAAAATTGATTTATCCTCTTGATTTAAATAATAAACTTTTTGTTCAAATTAACAGAAATATTAATTTTGAAAGAGATTTAGTATATTCAATAATATTTAAGAATCTTTTTATTTTAGCAATTCCAGGTTTTATTTTAATGCTTTTATATTCACTTGCTGTTTCAAAATCATTACTTAAACCTATTATTCAAATAAATAAAAAACTATCGAATATGGATGAAAACTCACTAACACAGATTGATAAAAAAGATTTACCAATTGAATTTCACTCCTTATCAAACTCTATTAACTCATTAACAAATAGAATTGAAACCTATGTAAAATTTAAAAAAGAGTTATTTATTGGTGCTGCGCATGAGCTTAAAACTCCACTTGCAGTAATGAAGCTAAAAAATGAAGTAACATTACGTAAAACAAGAGAAGTAGAAGATTATGAAGAAACATTAAAGCTAACTGTAAAACAAATAGATGATATGAATGTAATGATTTCTTCTATTTTAGATATAGGTCGTGCAGAAGGTGCTCAGTTTGAACAAACAATTGATTTAGATTTAGTAGAATACTTAAAGAAAAAATCAAACGATTACCGAATGCTAAGTGCTCAAAAGAATATCATTATCACATTTTTCTCAAATGTAAACACTTTAAAAACATCTATTCAAGTAACTTTATTAAATCAAATATTACAAAACTTCGTACAAAATGCTATCAAGTTTACACCTGAAAATAAATCAATTGCTATTAGATTGAAAAAAACTAAAACAAAAGTTGTAATTACTGTAACCGATGAAGGAGCAGGAATTGATGAAAAAATGGATTTATTTGCTCCATTTAAAAGATATGGAAACCAAAGTGGAGTTGGACTTGGTCTATTTCTAGCAAAAAATGCAGCAGATGCATTAAGAGCAAAAATATCTATAAAAAATAGAAAAGATCAAAAAGAAGGATGTATTGCTAAACTTGTTATTAACAATACATCAAATATTATGGATATTTAA
- a CDS encoding leucyl aminopeptidase — protein MNIKLSKKELSNIDCDIELVVVKDLKKLEKKEQKLLKKVSFDLKSFDTFFDANKNKFYVSTLKLKKEDLKLCFSSAIRSIKKLNIKSVKFDLIQDEKELKIDEIVEGLILGAYEFTKYKSAKKKEKKLEITISTTNSKKDKDELQKQLDESLAVTASVNMVRNIINTPPEDYFPDTMANDAKNIASENGLQCIIQGEEYLLKNGMNAMYNVGRASRHESKLIHLSYKPKEPKGKIVLVGKGLTYDSGGLSLKVGGSMVSMKCDKGGGSAVLGIMNTLKALNFDYEVHGIIGAVENMIGGDAYKPDDVLVAKNGKTIEVRNTDAEGRLVLADCLCYAQDEIKDIDYIFDYATLTGAVVVALGNQMIGTMGHNDKLKDKMQKAANTSGELIGVLPFNRYLPKELKSSIADLVNSTNTRAAGSITAGLFLDNFIKKENKKKWLHLDIAGAAYTESPWGYNSFGATGAGVRLTLDFIRNLDK, from the coding sequence ATGAATATTAAATTATCAAAAAAAGAACTAAGTAATATTGATTGCGATATTGAATTAGTAGTAGTAAAAGATTTAAAAAAATTAGAAAAAAAAGAGCAAAAACTTCTTAAAAAAGTATCATTTGATTTAAAATCATTTGATACATTCTTTGATGCAAATAAAAACAAGTTTTATGTTTCAACATTAAAATTAAAAAAAGAAGATTTAAAACTATGTTTCAGTTCTGCAATTAGATCAATTAAAAAATTAAATATCAAAAGTGTAAAGTTTGATTTAATTCAAGATGAAAAAGAGTTAAAAATAGACGAAATTGTAGAAGGTTTAATTTTAGGTGCATATGAATTTACTAAATATAAATCAGCTAAGAAAAAAGAAAAAAAACTTGAAATTACTATTTCTACAACAAATTCAAAAAAAGATAAAGATGAACTTCAAAAACAATTAGATGAAAGCTTAGCAGTTACAGCAAGTGTAAATATGGTTAGAAATATTATCAATACTCCTCCTGAAGATTATTTCCCAGATACAATGGCAAACGATGCAAAAAATATTGCAAGTGAAAATGGCTTACAATGTATTATTCAAGGAGAAGAATATCTTCTTAAAAATGGTATGAATGCAATGTATAATGTTGGACGAGCTTCAAGACACGAATCAAAGCTTATACACCTATCATATAAGCCAAAAGAACCAAAAGGTAAGATTGTACTAGTTGGAAAAGGTTTAACGTATGATAGCGGTGGTTTAAGCTTAAAAGTTGGTGGAAGTATGGTTTCTATGAAATGTGATAAAGGTGGGGGAAGTGCCGTATTAGGAATTATGAATACTTTAAAAGCTTTAAATTTTGATTATGAAGTTCATGGAATCATTGGAGCAGTTGAAAATATGATAGGTGGAGATGCTTATAAACCTGATGATGTGTTAGTTGCAAAGAATGGTAAAACAATTGAAGTTAGAAATACTGATGCAGAAGGTAGACTGGTTCTTGCTGATTGTTTATGTTATGCACAAGATGAAATAAAAGATATTGATTATATTTTTGATTATGCAACATTAACAGGTGCTGTTGTAGTTGCACTTGGAAATCAAATGATTGGAACTATGGGACATAATGATAAGCTAAAAGATAAAATGCAAAAAGCAGCAAACACTTCAGGTGAATTAATTGGAGTACTTCCATTTAATAGATATTTACCAAAAGAATTAAAAAGTTCAATTGCAGATCTTGTTAATTCTACAAATACAAGAGCAGCAGGATCTATTACAGCTGGATTATTTTTAGATAACTTTATCAAAAAAGAGAATAAAAAGAAATGGTTGCATTTAGATATTGCAGGTGCTGCATATACTGAATCACCATGGGGATATAACTCATTTGGAGCAACTGGAGCTGGAGTTAGATTAACATTAGATTTTATAAGAAATTTAGATAAATAG
- a CDS encoding peptidase M42, with protein sequence MNNFYDILKQLIKIPTVVGYEHSFFMYLKRELEDLNVTVEYYDGVLVAKGNNPTSGYISAHSDRHGLICTGHNEFQYAAYVAKNQSDLDNVSNRNQMLKNFEKRFVNQKVQAYEPWSGSYLGMGTIENAFLCERRNNIIFKINEFDHLFPGTPIAFMDKLQIGNETIAAQLDNVLSVAILVYMYELGYQGTAFFTASEEAGKSWRFLLEYFRRFDITTNELLVLDTSPYKTIEDIKLLDIVLRNRDENAYFRSPLKAKIKKIALKNRIKYHYKDEYLKTIMKQTNTKSSLGITELGRIISASKGSIQGTTLQVPTIGYHTVEETALIQSIDSILLVLQKLYLEEKNV encoded by the coding sequence ATGAACAATTTTTACGATATTTTAAAACAACTTATAAAAATACCAACAGTAGTTGGATATGAACACTCTTTTTTTATGTACCTAAAAAGAGAATTAGAAGATTTAAATGTTACTGTTGAGTACTATGATGGTGTACTTGTTGCAAAAGGAAATAATCCTACAAGTGGTTATATTTCAGCGCATTCTGATAGACATGGATTAATTTGTACAGGACACAATGAGTTTCAATATGCAGCATATGTAGCAAAAAATCAATCAGATTTAGATAATGTTTCAAATAGAAATCAAATGCTAAAAAACTTTGAAAAGAGATTTGTAAATCAAAAAGTTCAAGCTTATGAGCCATGGTCTGGTTCATATTTAGGAATGGGGACAATTGAAAATGCTTTTCTTTGTGAAAGAAGAAACAATATCATATTTAAAATAAACGAGTTTGATCATTTATTTCCCGGAACTCCAATTGCCTTTATGGATAAACTTCAAATAGGAAATGAAACAATTGCAGCACAGCTTGATAATGTTTTAAGCGTTGCCATTTTAGTTTATATGTATGAGTTAGGATACCAAGGAACTGCATTTTTTACAGCAAGTGAGGAAGCTGGAAAGAGCTGGAGATTTTTACTTGAGTACTTCAGAAGATTTGATATTACTACAAATGAACTTTTAGTTTTAGATACTAGTCCTTATAAAACAATTGAAGATATTAAATTATTAGATATTGTATTAAGAAATAGAGATGAGAATGCATATTTTAGATCACCACTTAAAGCAAAAATAAAAAAAATAGCTTTAAAAAATAGAATCAAATATCATTATAAAGATGAATACTTAAAAACTATTATGAAACAAACAAATACAAAATCATCACTTGGTATTACAGAGCTTGGAAGAATAATTAGTGCAAGTAAAGGTAGTATTCAAGGAACAACATTACAAGTTCCTACTATTGGGTATCATACAGTTGAAGAAACTGCATTAATACAATCAATTGATAGTATTTTATTAGTTTTACAAAAGCTTTATTTAGAAGAAAAGAATGTTTAA
- the hsrA gene encoding homeostatic response regulator transcription factor HsrA, whose protein sequence is MRILIIEDEITLNRTLQEGLTDFGYQVDAAENYKDAEYFIDIRNYDLVLTDWMLPDGDGLELCKMVKNRSSRTAVVIISARDDKESEIEALKSGADDYIKKPFDFDILLARIEARLRFGGTNVIEIDDLIINPDEEKIEYAGNEIELKGKPFEVLTHLARHRDQIVSKEQLLDAIWEEPELVTPNVIEVAINQIRQKMDKPLQISTIETIRRRGYRFCYPNLTEDEKAAKNNS, encoded by the coding sequence ATGAGAATATTAATAATTGAAGATGAAATAACTTTAAATAGAACACTTCAAGAAGGCTTGACTGATTTTGGTTATCAAGTTGATGCTGCAGAAAACTATAAAGATGCTGAATACTTTATTGACATTAGAAACTATGATTTAGTTTTAACAGATTGGATGTTACCAGATGGTGATGGGCTTGAATTATGTAAAATGGTTAAAAATAGAAGTTCAAGAACTGCTGTTGTTATCATTTCTGCAAGAGATGATAAAGAATCTGAAATTGAAGCATTAAAATCAGGTGCTGATGACTACATCAAAAAACCTTTTGATTTTGACATTTTATTAGCAAGAATTGAAGCTAGATTAAGATTTGGTGGAACTAATGTAATTGAAATTGATGACTTAATTATCAATCCAGATGAAGAAAAAATCGAATATGCAGGAAATGAAATAGAATTAAAAGGTAAACCTTTTGAAGTTTTAACTCATTTAGCAAGACATAGAGATCAAATTGTTTCTAAAGAACAATTATTAGACGCAATCTGGGAAGAGCCAGAATTAGTAACTCCAAATGTTATTGAAGTTGCAATTAATCAAATTAGACAAAAAATGGATAAACCATTACAAATTTCTACTATTGAAACTATCAGAAGAAGAGGTTACAGATTCTGTTACCCTAACTTAACTGAAGATGAAAAAGCAGCAAAAAACAATAGCTAA